A single Lolium perenne isolate Kyuss_39 chromosome 6, Kyuss_2.0, whole genome shotgun sequence DNA region contains:
- the LOC127309552 gene encoding uncharacterized protein — MQRAAAWAALAIRRFASSASRPALSKAATSLLPATALLSAGTRLSLQPTAGAAAAALCARRGYAGGARKAKAAVSEDEDEEDDDFEAMGSDGEFDGDFDEVDLEDDDSEDCDDEPVKKRGRC; from the coding sequence ATGCAGCGCGCCGCCGCATGGGCCGCCCTGGCCATCCGCCGCTTCGCGTCGTCGGCCTCCCGACCTGCGCTCTCAAAAGCAGCGACGTCTCTTCTGCCTGCCACGGCACTGCTCAGCGCCGGCACGCGCTTGTCCCTCCAGCCAACCGCaggtgcagcggcggcggcgctgtgTGCCCGCCGCGGGTACGCCGGCGGGGCTCGGAAGGCGAAGGCGGCGGTaagcgaggacgaggacgaggaggacgacgacttcgaggctATGGGCAGCGACGGGGAGTTCGACGGTGACTTCGACGAGGTGGATCTGGAGGACGACGACTCCGAAGATTGCGACGATGAACCAGTAAAGAAGCGCGGGAGATGCTGA